Proteins encoded by one window of Procambarus clarkii isolate CNS0578487 chromosome 92, FALCON_Pclarkii_2.0, whole genome shotgun sequence:
- the LOC138359602 gene encoding uncharacterized protein, producing the protein MKQPYLFKFNINDEIGGVRFAEIEERDELGQVQGAYTYVRPDDVLVVVQYTADEDGFHPQIHEEPAPKFETNPSGTSTYSVLLPYADEYEVVVTGDQLRHYQQQALQRQQQSAQVRQTRENGGGQTQEEEEDGGQGETTEHQPGTS; encoded by the exons CAACCGTACTTGTTCAAGTTCAACATTAACGATGAGATCGGGGGCGTGCGGTTCGCTGAGATCGAGGAGAGGGACGAGCTTGGCCAGGTCCAGGGGGCGTACACCTACGTCCGCCCGGACGATGTCCTCGTCGTCGTCCA GTACACGGCCGACGAGGACGGCTTCCACCCGCAGATCCACGAGGAGCCGGCTCCCAAGTTCGAGACGAACCCATCCGGCACGTCCACGTACTCCGTGTTGCTGCCGTACGCTGACGAGTACGAGGTGGTGGTGACGGGCGACCAGCTCCGCCATTACCAGCAGCAGGCGCTGCAGAGGCAGCAACAGAGCGCCCAAGTCCGTCAGACCCGCGAGAATGGCGGCGGCCAgacgcaggaggaggaggaggatggcggTCAGGGGGAAACAACAGAGCATCAGCCTGGCACCAGCTAA